A window from Bacteroidota bacterium encodes these proteins:
- a CDS encoding tetratricopeptide repeat protein, protein MDSSTELRLFVSSTFTDFLGERDYLAKKVFPALRSLCRERGLEFTEIDLRWGLTAEDSQKGRIIRTCLEEINSCHPFFIGLLGERYGWVPPIEELEKDPELREDQPWLETAIRNGQSVTELEFRHAFLNHSPGRSKPLVYFRPSGATKEDPRLTRLKREVTGHVGRVPTFKSPQELGFLIEQDLTALIETHWPSSKTTSWLDQERAGHSAFAQSRRKAYVPDLALTDRLNVHLRAPQPVLVLTGESGGGKSSLLAYWAEKLRSQDPNLFIIEHYIGVTAASTDPDTLMRRIIEEIRERTHSEDPVPQSSEELKRVFPSWLARVTGERLLILVDAMNQLTEDGQFLSWLPEHMPSNIKWVLSSTKSGALGRLRDRGWPEVAVMPITPDVRRRVLREYLAGYRKKLARSQENRIVSDPKSSSPLFLRTLLEELRLQGMHEELDRQIEHYLASKDIPDLFTRILERLENDYGKEEIHRLLTRLWAAPHGLSESELLAASELDRSTLSLLLHAFDFHFVRLRGRLSFFHDHLRFAIERRYLGSALEKRNAWKILAAFFQTTEASAIKAHSLPWLLSRAESWTELKETLLDVELLPHLTEGSRTYDLLGYWLTLEKLQTSVARPEASTKNSWNIDVVSEYETALERYRATGVEASKLDRSKERKLLYALALFFHNAGWLQGAVRSGTRALDLCPAVAPKSDTYQNDPDALDMSIDIRLELGIAYMDSGDLKQAADSLETAMQLVAANPTRSTGRSSSSLREILVKTQHAFLLRQLGKYDEAESAARIAMDAAARRFGNEHHTTLKAMRYLADAQALQGKRSEAEAMYRSVLKKVEASSGAQSLETAESLNDLGTILRLYQGDYEEAKRLLERAGNIIEARLGAYHPDLCTLLNNLASLHNERGQALKAEPLFLRCLEVGERAYGPQHPKTATILNNYASMLYGQQAFDRAEPYFRRALEIRQTVFGAEHPETVISLNNLANVLRRAGRNLDEAGEYYKEVLRIRIATLGADHIYTGFSYAAYGQLLRITGDLAGALDLLDRAYPIYREHRGLTHRDTIPVATELAEILLELSLIDRAQQIIAESLVPADKASLTEVLRGRIEKLISKERAVTA, encoded by the coding sequence ATGGACTCCTCAACTGAACTTCGGCTATTCGTTTCTTCCACGTTCACCGATTTTCTCGGTGAGCGGGATTACCTTGCGAAGAAAGTCTTTCCGGCACTTCGGAGCCTTTGCCGCGAAAGGGGTTTGGAGTTCACCGAAATCGATCTTCGATGGGGGCTCACGGCAGAAGACAGTCAGAAGGGCCGGATCATTCGAACGTGTCTTGAAGAGATCAATAGTTGCCATCCGTTCTTCATCGGGTTGCTGGGCGAGCGTTACGGCTGGGTGCCACCAATCGAAGAGCTGGAAAAGGATCCGGAGTTGCGCGAGGATCAGCCTTGGCTCGAGACCGCTATTCGGAATGGCCAGAGTGTAACGGAATTAGAGTTTCGTCACGCATTCCTCAATCACAGTCCGGGTCGTAGTAAACCGCTTGTCTATTTTCGGCCCTCAGGCGCGACAAAAGAGGATCCACGACTGACTCGGCTGAAGCGAGAAGTGACAGGGCATGTCGGCAGAGTTCCTACTTTTAAATCGCCTCAGGAACTTGGGTTTCTGATCGAGCAGGATCTGACGGCTCTGATCGAAACACATTGGCCAAGCTCGAAAACGACCTCATGGCTGGATCAGGAGCGAGCCGGCCATTCGGCATTCGCGCAAAGCCGTCGAAAGGCGTATGTGCCCGATCTTGCGCTGACGGACCGCTTGAACGTTCACTTGCGAGCGCCGCAACCGGTTCTCGTCTTGACTGGCGAATCTGGCGGCGGCAAAAGCTCGCTGCTTGCATATTGGGCCGAGAAGCTGCGCTCGCAAGATCCGAATCTTTTTATCATCGAGCACTATATCGGGGTGACCGCGGCGAGCACCGATCCGGACACGCTGATGCGGCGGATCATCGAAGAGATTCGAGAGCGGACGCACTCGGAAGATCCAGTGCCGCAATCATCCGAAGAACTCAAGCGAGTGTTTCCATCGTGGCTGGCGCGTGTCACGGGTGAGCGCCTGTTGATTCTGGTCGATGCGATGAATCAGCTTACGGAAGACGGTCAATTCCTGAGTTGGCTGCCGGAGCACATGCCGAGCAACATCAAATGGGTGCTGTCATCGACAAAGAGCGGTGCACTTGGCCGCTTGCGAGACCGCGGGTGGCCCGAGGTTGCCGTGATGCCGATCACGCCAGATGTCCGGCGAAGAGTCTTACGAGAATATCTCGCGGGGTATCGGAAGAAGCTCGCTCGCTCGCAGGAAAACAGAATCGTCAGCGATCCAAAATCTTCGAGCCCGCTTTTTTTGCGGACGCTACTTGAAGAATTGCGACTGCAAGGCATGCACGAGGAGTTGGATCGGCAGATCGAGCATTACCTTGCTTCAAAAGATATTCCCGATCTGTTTACCAGAATTCTCGAGCGATTGGAGAACGACTACGGGAAAGAAGAAATCCATCGCTTGCTCACGCGCTTGTGGGCCGCACCCCATGGGTTATCAGAATCCGAATTATTAGCTGCAAGCGAGTTGGACCGCAGCACACTTTCGCTGCTGCTACATGCATTCGATTTTCATTTTGTCCGGCTGCGCGGCCGCTTAAGCTTTTTTCACGATCACCTCCGCTTTGCGATCGAACGTCGCTACCTGGGCTCGGCTTTGGAGAAGAGAAACGCCTGGAAGATTCTGGCTGCTTTCTTCCAAACCACGGAAGCGTCCGCAATCAAAGCCCATTCGCTGCCCTGGTTATTAAGCCGGGCAGAAAGTTGGACCGAACTCAAAGAAACGCTCCTCGATGTGGAGCTTCTTCCTCATCTGACCGAAGGCTCGCGCACATACGATCTGCTCGGATATTGGCTTACACTGGAAAAGCTACAAACTTCCGTTGCCAGGCCCGAAGCATCAACAAAGAATTCCTGGAACATCGATGTCGTCTCAGAATATGAGACAGCACTCGAACGCTATCGCGCTACCGGCGTTGAGGCCTCGAAGCTCGATCGATCGAAAGAACGGAAGCTGCTGTATGCACTCGCGCTGTTCTTTCATAATGCCGGATGGCTGCAAGGAGCGGTCCGGAGTGGTACGCGAGCGCTCGATCTTTGCCCAGCAGTTGCTCCAAAGAGTGATACATATCAAAACGACCCCGATGCTCTTGACATGTCGATTGATATTCGCCTCGAGCTTGGTATCGCATACATGGATAGCGGTGATCTCAAACAGGCCGCCGACTCGCTCGAAACAGCAATGCAGTTGGTCGCTGCCAATCCAACGCGATCGACTGGGCGATCGTCTTCAAGTCTCCGGGAGATCCTGGTAAAGACTCAGCATGCGTTTCTACTCCGGCAGCTTGGCAAATATGACGAAGCGGAAAGCGCAGCACGAATTGCGATGGACGCTGCCGCGCGACGCTTCGGCAACGAGCATCATACGACTCTGAAAGCCATGCGCTACCTGGCGGATGCACAAGCGCTTCAGGGAAAGCGGAGCGAAGCCGAAGCCATGTATCGAAGCGTCCTGAAAAAAGTCGAGGCATCATCCGGAGCACAAAGCTTGGAGACGGCGGAGTCCCTGAACGATCTCGGAACAATCCTGAGGCTCTATCAGGGAGATTACGAAGAAGCCAAGCGCCTGCTCGAGCGTGCCGGAAATATCATCGAAGCCCGGCTTGGTGCGTATCATCCCGATCTCTGTACCTTGCTGAACAACCTGGCTTCGCTGCATAACGAGCGCGGCCAAGCCCTGAAAGCGGAACCACTGTTTCTCCGCTGTCTTGAAGTTGGCGAGCGGGCCTACGGACCGCAACATCCAAAGACGGCGACGATCCTGAACAACTACGCGAGCATGCTCTACGGGCAGCAGGCCTTCGATCGCGCCGAGCCCTATTTCCGAAGGGCCCTTGAGATTCGCCAAACAGTGTTCGGCGCCGAACATCCCGAGACGGTCATCAGCCTTAACAATCTGGCCAATGTACTTCGACGGGCTGGACGAAATCTCGATGAAGCCGGTGAATACTACAAAGAAGTATTGCGGATTCGAATCGCGACACTTGGCGCCGATCATATCTACACAGGCTTTTCCTATGCGGCGTACGGTCAACTCCTCCGAATCACAGGCGATCTCGCCGGCGCACTCGATCTTCTCGATCGCGCCTATCCAATTTACAGAGAACATCGCGGGCTTACCCATCGCGACACCATTCCTGTTGCGACCGAGCTTGCCGAAATCCTGCTCGAACTCTCGCTTATCGATCGCGCTCAACAGATCATTGCGGAATCGCTCGTGCCGGCTGACAAAGCAAGCCTCACTGAGGTGCTGCGCGGCCGCATCGAAAAGTTAATTTCCAAAGAACGAGCCGTCACCGCCTGA
- a CDS encoding PDZ domain-containing protein codes for MKKSPLILLVTAHCVLLLLCWASTTIRAQMTSDSLINRTLNLVDYPPFVRHGEPPPMKPRLGIYMRDISADSVRTLTHGKDSMKGSPIWHVAPHWSADDAGLMLGDVVLRVNGRTLADSVYGPDDVLNTRISTMHGGDTLQFQIIRNGEIREIPVPLHTGKRSPMAYSEPAGLGPLRVNSWMQRTIAANGLTGWADTIAEQIANAADIDFCDLPFTSRPSPFRLNAITYLEHHPTRVGALSRLIDQSVWDSLDRGQASEQGVAGAIDAAAFQLGCLPSEHARVRAPESVEDLNAYFAKVQSLLDRAYAPVGGRNERGPSHLDSLARGLSELLNVDHNWEDPVDSTTDPLKQLAVRKSAEKMLAGLLGDADKVHLADIVSAARMLAALADTNWVRGFELDATKSLKWSGKPFGPMTDVPGVDGVVLMQWVTPQGRCVIGGTGRNRYYGDDFALIIDLGGDDVYDLPPCRTGTFRVVADIAGNDIYNGPIAAGIGCVDLLVDCSGNDVYRGTSWTQGAGCLGIGMLADFGGDDIYASHWCSQGAAFLGIGLLYDHAGDDQYRADVYSQGFAYAKGFGMLLERSGNDAYRAGWKYPDDRWPNRAHVAMSQGFGFGMRPWSTGIGTDGGIGLLSDVHGDDVYDAGIFSQGGSYWYALGILHDWQGADRYSAGQYSQGSGIHLSFAALLDDSGDDSYDAYAWLEQGNAHDWSSGCLEDWAGNDTYRSSGASQGCGFFVSFAYLLDGHGDDRYYIKQSDTTNSQGGGNFIPPRHSGSLGMLIDLGHGEDWYSDTRVKPGTAVVKSYRGILFDDGNPEKK; via the coding sequence ATGAAGAAATCTCCTTTGATCCTACTGGTGACGGCGCATTGCGTGCTGCTCTTGCTCTGCTGGGCATCGACTACTATTCGCGCGCAGATGACGAGCGATAGTCTAATCAATCGCACACTGAACCTCGTGGATTATCCTCCCTTCGTTCGCCATGGCGAACCGCCGCCGATGAAGCCACGTCTTGGCATTTACATGCGCGATATTTCCGCTGATTCCGTTCGCACGCTTACCCATGGAAAAGACTCAATGAAGGGAAGCCCGATCTGGCATGTCGCGCCGCATTGGTCTGCTGATGATGCTGGTCTGATGTTAGGTGATGTCGTCCTCCGAGTGAACGGCCGGACTCTTGCAGACTCTGTCTATGGACCGGACGACGTTCTGAATACTCGGATCAGCACGATGCACGGTGGTGATACCCTGCAGTTTCAAATCATTCGCAACGGTGAAATCCGGGAGATTCCCGTTCCGCTTCATACCGGCAAACGCTCGCCGATGGCATACTCGGAACCAGCAGGACTTGGGCCCCTTCGTGTCAATTCCTGGATGCAACGGACCATCGCCGCGAACGGCCTCACTGGCTGGGCCGATACCATCGCCGAGCAAATCGCCAATGCCGCGGACATAGATTTTTGCGATTTGCCATTCACGAGCCGGCCGAGTCCGTTTCGGTTGAATGCCATCACCTACCTGGAACATCATCCCACGCGCGTCGGCGCCCTCTCGCGATTGATCGATCAAAGTGTCTGGGATAGTCTCGATCGCGGGCAAGCCTCGGAACAAGGAGTGGCTGGAGCCATCGATGCCGCGGCATTCCAGTTGGGTTGCCTGCCAAGCGAGCATGCACGCGTAAGAGCACCGGAATCCGTGGAGGATCTGAACGCATATTTCGCCAAAGTACAATCGCTTCTCGATCGTGCCTATGCGCCCGTCGGTGGGAGGAACGAACGTGGACCGTCTCATCTCGATTCGCTGGCGCGCGGACTTTCAGAGTTGCTCAATGTCGATCATAATTGGGAGGACCCGGTCGATTCTACCACGGATCCGCTGAAGCAACTGGCGGTTCGCAAGAGTGCGGAGAAGATGCTCGCCGGGTTGCTTGGCGATGCGGACAAGGTCCATCTTGCGGATATCGTCAGCGCAGCGCGCATGCTTGCCGCTCTGGCGGATACCAACTGGGTGCGCGGATTTGAGCTCGATGCGACAAAAAGTTTGAAGTGGTCCGGCAAGCCGTTCGGCCCAATGACCGATGTTCCCGGCGTCGATGGGGTCGTGCTTATGCAATGGGTGACGCCGCAGGGACGTTGCGTCATTGGCGGCACCGGACGAAACCGCTATTATGGTGACGACTTTGCACTCATCATCGATCTCGGCGGAGATGATGTGTACGATCTTCCGCCCTGCAGGACGGGGACGTTCCGAGTTGTGGCCGACATTGCCGGCAACGACATCTATAATGGCCCCATTGCTGCCGGCATTGGATGCGTCGATCTGCTCGTCGACTGCAGCGGCAACGATGTCTATCGCGGCACAAGCTGGACGCAAGGCGCGGGATGCCTTGGAATCGGCATGCTCGCCGATTTTGGCGGCGACGATATTTACGCCTCGCATTGGTGCTCGCAAGGCGCCGCGTTTCTCGGCATTGGCCTGCTCTACGATCATGCCGGTGACGATCAATACCGCGCCGATGTGTATTCCCAAGGATTCGCATATGCAAAGGGTTTTGGGATGCTGCTCGAGCGTTCGGGCAATGACGCATATCGTGCCGGATGGAAATACCCTGATGACCGGTGGCCGAATCGCGCGCATGTTGCGATGTCACAGGGCTTTGGATTTGGCATGCGGCCCTGGAGCACTGGAATTGGGACCGATGGCGGAATCGGGCTACTCAGCGATGTTCATGGCGACGATGTGTATGACGCCGGTATTTTCAGTCAGGGCGGAAGCTACTGGTATGCGCTCGGCATCCTTCACGATTGGCAAGGGGCGGACCGATACTCTGCCGGACAATACTCACAGGGCAGCGGAATCCATCTCTCCTTCGCTGCACTGCTCGACGATTCTGGCGATGATAGTTACGATGCGTATGCGTGGCTCGAGCAAGGAAATGCTCACGATTGGTCCAGCGGGTGTTTAGAAGATTGGGCCGGCAACGACACGTACCGATCCTCCGGTGCCTCGCAGGGATGCGGATTCTTCGTCTCCTTCGCTTATCTCCTGGATGGTCATGGCGACGATCGCTACTATATAAAGCAATCGGATACCACGAACTCGCAGGGTGGTGGCAATTTCATCCCGCCACGCCATAGCGGCTCGCTCGGAATGCTCATCGATTTAGGACACGGCGAGGACTGGTACTCCGACACCCGAGTTAAACCTGGCACGGCCGTCGTCAAAAGCTACCGAGGGATTCTGTTCGATGATGGAAACCCGGAGAAGAAGTAG
- a CDS encoding RNA polymerase sigma factor, whose translation MFPIRDMEQASMAIGEERESHAEDQSPRGGLAAGLPLRTKGQDSRANRDQENAEDLALFREFLAGMGSALPEGRRQAREAYTKIYLRYRDRVYAYSLRMLSSQEEAQDLYQEVFLRVLTRAQTFEEEKSLGGWIFTIAHNLCLNKLRDRKPHDTIDDMRPGLGASPHDPLVVRPPEDLGESWRDRIEWAMAQLPAEQREALVLREYEGLSHQEITEVLHASIPAIKSRIYRAKESLRVLLGPYYNETI comes from the coding sequence GTGTTCCCCATTAGAGACATGGAGCAGGCATCAATGGCAATCGGCGAGGAGCGAGAGTCACACGCGGAGGATCAGTCCCCCCGGGGTGGCTTGGCTGCTGGTTTGCCTCTGCGCACGAAGGGTCAGGATTCCAGGGCCAATCGGGACCAGGAAAATGCTGAGGACCTTGCACTGTTCCGCGAATTCCTTGCGGGAATGGGGAGCGCATTGCCTGAAGGTCGCCGGCAAGCACGAGAAGCTTATACCAAGATCTACCTGCGGTATCGCGATCGGGTCTATGCCTACTCGCTGAGGATGCTTTCGAGTCAGGAAGAGGCACAGGACTTATATCAGGAAGTATTTCTTCGGGTTCTGACTCGCGCGCAGACGTTCGAAGAAGAGAAGAGCCTCGGCGGGTGGATCTTCACGATCGCTCATAACCTTTGCCTGAACAAGCTTCGAGATCGCAAGCCGCACGATACGATAGACGATATGAGGCCAGGCCTTGGGGCGAGCCCGCACGACCCTCTCGTCGTTCGGCCGCCCGAGGATCTGGGCGAGTCATGGCGCGACCGGATCGAGTGGGCGATGGCCCAGCTTCCGGCCGAACAGCGCGAGGCGCTTGTACTCCGGGAATACGAAGGGCTTAGCCATCAGGAAATCACAGAAGTATTGCATGCGAGTATTCCCGCAATCAAAAGCCGGATCTACCGCGCAAAAGAGAGCCTCAGAGTATTACTTGGACCATATTATAACGAAACAATATAG
- a CDS encoding anhydro-N-acetylmuramic acid kinase, which yields MMAPLGTASERSESLYIGIMTGTSLDAIDVAVCRFENKIVELIHFHSSAWPKQIRTKLLTLASAEMVRMDDVATLHFALAKEYARSVNETLQEARLDARQICAIGLHGQTVRHLPAQGATLQLGNGSALAALTGIDVVSDFRAADVALGGQGAPLMPMFDYAFLKSDTLDRATLNIGGIANITWLPKGASIEDVIAFDTGPGNMLLDLTSRRYLDEPFDRNGEHAREGSINDHMLRELLDCAYFAMAPPKTTGREVFGEAFISPIMKSIGTREITVDDALATLTELTARSVAQSFRFVGSAGPFELVVSGGGIRNILLMERLSVNLPQAHIVSSDVFGISASAKEAIAFAFFAKAFLEELPIHLPRTTGAHSRATLGTLAKARREESLISQ from the coding sequence ATGATGGCACCACTGGGGACCGCCTCCGAGCGGAGCGAGAGTCTATATATCGGCATCATGACTGGTACGAGCCTCGACGCGATCGATGTTGCAGTGTGCCGATTTGAGAACAAGATCGTCGAGCTAATACATTTTCACAGTTCAGCATGGCCTAAACAGATCCGCACGAAGCTTCTTACATTAGCCTCAGCGGAAATGGTCCGAATGGATGATGTCGCCACGCTACATTTCGCACTCGCTAAAGAATACGCGAGGTCCGTCAACGAAACGCTGCAAGAGGCAAGACTCGATGCCAGACAGATCTGCGCTATTGGCCTACATGGCCAGACTGTGCGCCATCTTCCGGCGCAGGGCGCAACACTCCAACTCGGCAATGGAAGCGCGCTTGCGGCGCTCACTGGGATCGACGTCGTCAGCGATTTTCGTGCGGCGGACGTAGCCCTCGGCGGACAAGGTGCTCCGCTGATGCCAATGTTCGATTATGCGTTTCTCAAAAGCGACACACTCGACCGCGCCACGCTCAATATCGGCGGAATTGCGAACATCACCTGGCTTCCGAAAGGCGCGAGTATCGAAGACGTGATCGCCTTCGATACTGGCCCAGGAAACATGTTGCTTGACCTGACAAGCCGGAGATACCTTGACGAGCCGTTCGATCGTAATGGCGAACACGCTCGCGAGGGATCCATCAACGACCACATGCTGAGGGAATTACTGGATTGTGCCTATTTCGCGATGGCTCCTCCCAAGACAACTGGTCGTGAAGTGTTTGGTGAGGCGTTTATATCGCCGATCATGAAATCAATCGGCACCAGAGAGATCACTGTCGACGATGCACTTGCAACGTTGACAGAATTGACCGCGCGCTCCGTCGCTCAAAGTTTTCGCTTCGTAGGTTCCGCTGGACCTTTTGAATTAGTTGTCAGCGGCGGCGGAATCCGGAACATACTGCTGATGGAACGACTGAGCGTGAATCTCCCTCAGGCACACATTGTCTCATCCGATGTATTCGGAATTTCCGCAAGTGCGAAAGAAGCCATTGCGTTTGCGTTCTTCGCTAAAGCATTCCTTGAGGAACTTCCAATTCATCTTCCTCGAACGACCGGAGCGCACAGCCGCGCGACGCTCGGTACGCTGGCAAAAGCGAGGCGCGAAGAATCATTGATTTCACAATAA
- the dnaA gene encoding chromosomal replication initiator protein DnaA: MSRTEFADLEVMEASPVHPNMKAAPTSRNLASQSNVMAGGTFAYPYSNLTPVSEHALRTEPELLTESTPHGEREVLAHPGINESIGLSEAASAEESTRNLRSAALQIWKRCLDTLRAQLNPQTMRTWFDPLEAIGLEGAILTLRAPSSFFCEWITEHYEDSLQKSLRDVLGAAAEFRFETTSDLDALNTKLEPASASGILAPPPNGPSGHSAAPSAFTQQYAPQPAQPYSNARPNGQGTPSFGNGQHNAGNAQNAASKRPAIEPNLNPRYTFETFIRGESNKLAYAAANAVANNPGGTRYNPLVIYGNVGLGKTHLIQAVGNAALQKFPSARVLYTSSDRFTVEFVDSIQNNRSNEFQSLYRSIDVLIIDDVQFFAGKEKTQDIFFHTFNALRELGKQIILTCDRAPKELKDIDDRLLNRLQWGLTADIGAPDLETRIAILRHKALADGVELSSEIIEFIASNVTTNIRELEGCLISLLATASLEGKEPTLDLAREVLRKVAKRSTPMLTIETIQRAVAKKFGVEEELLRAKTRKQEVVQARQIAMFLAKELTNHSLKSIGLHFGGRDHSTVIHAVQAVVDDIRHDTGLASKLEDLRRQFEMMH, translated from the coding sequence ATGAGCCGAACGGAATTCGCCGATCTTGAAGTTATGGAAGCATCACCCGTGCATCCGAACATGAAGGCCGCGCCGACATCGCGGAATCTTGCATCGCAATCAAATGTAATGGCGGGTGGTACTTTTGCATATCCGTATTCCAACCTAACGCCCGTGTCCGAGCACGCTCTGCGCACCGAACCCGAACTCCTGACTGAATCGACACCGCACGGCGAACGGGAGGTACTCGCGCATCCAGGAATTAACGAGAGCATTGGCCTGAGTGAAGCTGCCTCCGCTGAGGAGAGCACGCGAAACCTTCGCAGCGCCGCCCTGCAAATTTGGAAACGATGCCTGGATACTCTTCGCGCTCAGTTGAATCCGCAGACGATGCGGACGTGGTTCGACCCACTGGAAGCGATTGGGCTGGAGGGAGCAATTCTGACACTTCGCGCTCCAAGCAGTTTTTTTTGTGAATGGATCACAGAGCATTATGAAGATTCCCTTCAGAAGTCGTTGCGGGATGTGCTCGGCGCTGCGGCGGAATTCCGGTTCGAAACGACAAGCGATCTCGATGCGCTGAACACGAAGCTTGAGCCAGCATCGGCGTCCGGAATACTTGCACCACCTCCGAATGGGCCATCCGGCCACTCTGCGGCTCCAAGTGCATTCACACAGCAGTATGCGCCACAGCCCGCACAGCCATACAGCAATGCGAGGCCCAATGGCCAAGGCACACCGTCGTTTGGGAATGGCCAGCATAATGCAGGCAATGCGCAGAACGCAGCATCCAAGCGTCCAGCCATTGAGCCAAATCTCAATCCACGATACACATTCGAGACATTTATTCGCGGCGAATCGAACAAGCTTGCTTACGCTGCCGCAAATGCCGTCGCGAATAATCCGGGCGGAACACGGTACAATCCGCTCGTGATCTATGGAAACGTCGGACTCGGGAAGACCCACTTGATCCAGGCGGTTGGGAACGCGGCACTTCAGAAATTTCCTTCAGCCCGCGTCCTTTATACCTCCAGCGATCGCTTCACGGTCGAATTCGTCGATTCGATCCAAAATAACCGCAGCAATGAATTTCAGAGCCTGTATCGATCGATCGATGTGCTAATCATTGATGACGTTCAGTTCTTTGCCGGCAAAGAAAAGACACAGGATATTTTTTTCCATACTTTCAACGCGTTGCGCGAACTGGGGAAGCAGATCATCTTGACCTGCGATCGCGCTCCAAAGGAGTTGAAGGACATCGATGATCGTCTCCTCAACCGGTTGCAGTGGGGACTCACGGCTGATATTGGCGCGCCGGACCTCGAAACCCGCATTGCCATTCTTCGCCACAAGGCTCTTGCCGATGGGGTTGAGCTTTCAAGCGAGATCATCGAGTTCATTGCATCGAATGTCACTACAAACATCCGTGAGCTTGAAGGTTGCCTGATCTCATTGCTGGCGACCGCTTCGCTCGAAGGCAAAGAGCCGACGCTCGATCTTGCGCGCGAGGTTCTCCGTAAGGTCGCCAAGCGAAGCACGCCAATGCTGACGATCGAGACGATCCAACGCGCCGTGGCCAAGAAATTTGGTGTAGAAGAAGAGCTGCTACGCGCGAAGACTCGCAAGCAGGAAGTCGTGCAGGCGAGACAGATCGCCATGTTCCTCGCGAAGGAGTTGACCAATCATTCACTGAAGTCTATCGGCCTTCATTTCGGTGGCCGCGATCATTCAACTGTGATCCATGCCGTCCAGGCTGTGGTGGATGACATACGCCATGATACGGGACTTGCTTCCAAGCTGGAAGATCTTCGGAGGCAGTTCGAAATGATGCACTGA
- a CDS encoding sugar phosphate nucleotidyltransferase, producing MRISVVIMAGGVGTRFWPESRERKPKQLLDVLTPGTSLVQATLARTQHFAAAEDTIIVTGEAQRIEMQQQLPEIPPENIVSEPFGRNTAPCIALGARLLKPRIGDDGIMVVLPADHIIRNENEFTRLTKLGARLAHETRSLVTIGIHPTRPESGYGYIQLDDENLPSKSQLPDFSEFELRDVFCVKRFAEKPDIDTARRFVESGDFLWNSGMFIWRIDAIEAALREYTPEIMQQIDMVPAQTSADFTTRLREAYSTIRGVSIDYGVMEHAPNVYVLRAGALGWSDVGSWDEVFRLSEKDLENNVLMGAHVIARNTKGSLAISRTQRLVALYGVSDLVVVETEDAILVTRRDQAQGVREIVDYLKRSQMNEYL from the coding sequence ATGAGAATTAGCGTAGTAATTATGGCTGGCGGTGTTGGCACCCGCTTTTGGCCCGAGTCACGCGAGCGCAAGCCGAAGCAGCTTTTGGATGTGCTAACTCCAGGCACATCGCTGGTCCAGGCGACCCTGGCCCGAACACAGCACTTTGCGGCCGCTGAAGATACAATTATTGTCACGGGCGAGGCGCAGCGCATCGAAATGCAGCAGCAACTTCCCGAAATCCCACCCGAGAATATCGTTTCAGAGCCATTTGGGCGGAATACCGCACCGTGTATTGCGCTGGGTGCTCGCTTACTAAAGCCCCGAATTGGCGATGATGGTATTATGGTGGTCCTGCCGGCGGACCATATCATTCGAAACGAGAACGAATTCACGCGACTCACGAAGCTTGGAGCACGATTGGCTCACGAGACGCGGAGTCTGGTAACGATCGGCATTCATCCGACTCGACCGGAATCCGGCTACGGATACATTCAACTGGATGACGAGAACCTCCCCTCCAAAAGCCAATTGCCCGATTTTAGCGAGTTTGAACTTCGCGATGTCTTTTGCGTGAAGCGGTTTGCCGAAAAGCCGGATATTGATACTGCGCGACGGTTTGTCGAGAGTGGTGACTTCCTTTGGAACAGCGGGATGTTTATCTGGCGCATCGATGCCATCGAGGCGGCCTTACGAGAGTACACACCGGAAATCATGCAGCAGATTGACATGGTACCCGCCCAGACCTCCGCGGACTTCACCACGAGGCTGCGCGAGGCCTACAGCACGATCCGCGGAGTCTCGATCGACTACGGAGTGATGGAGCATGCGCCGAATGTATATGTTCTTCGCGCTGGCGCATTGGGTTGGAGTGATGTCGGAAGCTGGGATGAAGTATTTCGACTCAGTGAGAAAGATCTCGAAAACAATGTCCTGATGGGCGCGCATGTCATTGCACGCAATACAAAGGGATCACTGGCAATATCCAGAACACAGCGACTCGTTGCGCTCTATGGCGTATCGGATTTAGTTGTTGTTGAAACTGAAGATGCAATTCTCGTCACCAGAAGGGATCAGGCTCAAGGTGTGCGAGAGATCGTTGACTATCTGAAGCGATCTCAGATGAATGAATACCTTTAA